From a single Nicotiana tomentosiformis chromosome 2, ASM39032v3, whole genome shotgun sequence genomic region:
- the LOC138905884 gene encoding uncharacterized protein, with protein MVGTSVDGYEKVQIPDDLLIKQSVDPISAIVESTYPDFNNRCSDIGYLQQRAILAPTLDMVESINEYMISLNESSEKSYLNSDTICSSDHTYSALEHVGIPVMLLRNIDQPAGLCNGISLIITKLGNQVIEAKVLLGKMAGQKVFIPRMTLTPSDARIPFKFQLRQLQIVVSFSMTINKSQGQSLSHVGLFLKKHVFTH; from the exons ATGGTTGGTACTTCTGTTGATGGCTATGAAAAAGTCCAAATACCAGATGATCTTTTGATAAAACAGTCTGTTGATCCAATATCTGCAATTGTAGAAAGTACATATCCCGATTTCAATAATCGTTGCAGTGATATAGGATACCTCCAACAACGAGCCATTCTTGCTCCAACTCTTGATATGGTGGAATCAATCAACGAATATATGATTTCACTTAATGAAAGTTCTGAGAAATCATATTTGAATTCTGATACAATCTGTAGCTCTGACCATACTTATTCAGCATTGGAACAT GTTGGTATTCCAGTGATGTTATTAAGAAATATTGACCAGCCAGCAGGATTATGTAATGGAATAAGCTTGATCATAACCAAACTTGGAAATCAAGTTATTGAAGCAAAGGTTTTATTAGGAAAGATGGCTGGACAGAAAGTGTTTATTCCAAGAATGACATTGACTCCATCTGATGCTAGAATTCCATTTAAGTTCCAGCTAAGACAACTTCAAATAGTTGTATCTTTTTCCATGACAATCAACAAAAGTCAAGGACAATCATTGTCTCACGTGGGATTATTTTTGAAGAAACATGTGTTTACACACTGA